In Arctopsyche grandis isolate Sample6627 chromosome 13, ASM5162203v2, whole genome shotgun sequence, one DNA window encodes the following:
- the LOC143921618 gene encoding uncharacterized protein LOC143921618, whose product MSYKRAATPLLSEFESVQDQINELDQEEAQASESVVDIFDREYMAAIVRYTEAINLREPQFNVPPLDVVTSAVTPVPQSPIPQSNTAIKLPQLELPTFEGNIQNWPQFAQRFLAAMAGENSQIARFQYLLAVLKGEPSRVVSGLELADDAFSRAWSILDQRYNNKKIVIQHHLQALFEAEPVASNHHVSLRRLIDDANMHVRALVNLGVRVETWNEILVMFITRKLDRHTLQQWELQAPKYEDCTFVNMMDFLTGQCQAVANADFVLKGESNAQPRVVSGQKAAALHVGGEHPSCINCSGSHSLLACTSFRRMSGDERRAAAIKHRLCLNCLRPGHMVQACRTKQRCVRCGRAHHTLLHDATAYQASPSNKVKTSQSPQNSKYVKPVEPSAVLHSVRHATPSHSRTVLLCTVEVQARGRDGQLHKVRALLDNGSEVNIMSEDLRRRLALKSKKMDVNLLGVGLNRTSISYGAVVRILPRLPNQGAGMDIDCAIMSDITHQLPSRNVSEIRSHLPLHLPLADPSFDSPGTVDMVMGSDIYHAILRNGRRTISIPSRGDRQGSITMLNTAYGWILGGSIAAPASSNNARSCNLSLMRSIRAFWELEEPNTSKVGLDEGHPAEQSFIHGTTRDSSGRFMVRLPFKADSHLLGDSRTAAEKRFRALKGRFARNEQFRNRYEAFLQEFIDLGHMSECNSESVPNFYLPHHAVSKESSLTTKLRVVFDGSAKSSSGTSLNDVLHVGPRVQDDIFDILLRFRQHSVAVTADIEKMYRQIRVHPDDQPFQRIIWGLGKGARTYQLNTVTYGTACASFLATRCLRALADEHRAEFPEASTVLSRDFYVDDLLSGASSVQELTKLAEQINYILARAGLPLRKWASNTTEPISIIPASDQGTDHCHVISKDETSTLGLNWHTKCDTFAFPINLNTNAQFTKRNILAQIARLFDPLGLLGPTIVLAKQLMQELFRGGLNWDEAIPERLASQWEIFISQLPKLRDIMIPRHVLLPNPVSITLLGFCDASQKAYGACIYALSTDRLGHRVCRLFCAKSRVAPLKTLTIPRLELCGAHLLHTLVERVRVAITVPIDETDSTIVLAWLKGESSRWTTFVSHRVAKIQSMSGKHSWNHISSQDNPADSLSRGFMPSELQTMSLWWNGPKWILQDRNTWPKSQVPIEEPQIEAKGTRVALVASTSDWELLSRYSSWHTLTRITAYCLRFIAALRRRGSISGPLSRTELIAAETKIIKHVQSRFYKREIALLESALPIPNNRLKALRPFLDPEGALRVGGRLSHTHWQFERKHPLIVPAKAHITELLVRAAHEQLLHAGTQLVSAHLRERYWLIGGRNTVSREIRRCVRCSRVIPRLQQPIMGDLPALRTAPARPFLNCGVDYAGPILIKEKASRNRSFLKAYICIFVCLATKAVHLEVVQSLTSRAFIDALKRFISRRGLVAEIWSDNATNFIGTDRMLTKLLASTAHKQSLHSFCSEKGMNWRFIPPRAPHFGGLWEAAVKSMKRHLKRVMGSTTVTYESLNTLITQIEAVLNSRPLTPLSSDPSDLIPLTPGHFLVGGPLIALPQEDLVDQPLARVSTYKHLQQMLQHFWKRWSREYVTLLQQRHKSGSRESPNLQPGDMVIVAEENAPPLEWPMGRILAVHPGHDGVVRVITIRTVKGVIKRAARRVARLPVEQHSVNLCNGVASVHNVPH is encoded by the exons atgtcgtataagcgagccgccacaccaCTATTGTCTGAATTTGAATCGGTCCAAGATCAGATAAACGAGCTGGACCAAGAAGAGGCGCAGGCCTCCGAGTCCGTCGTGGACATATTTGATAGGGAATATATGGCCGCCATCGTGCGATACACCGAAGCAATCAATTTACGGGAGCCGCAATTTAACGTTCCGCCATTAGATGTCGTTACATCCGCTGTCACACCTGTGCCGCAGTCACCGATACCGCAATCAAATACAGCAATCAAATTGCCCCAGTTGGAGTTGCCCACGTTTGAGGGCAACATCCAAAATTGGCCCCAATTCGCACAACGCTTCTTGGCCGCTATGGCCGGCGAGAATTCGCAAATCGCCCGCTTCCAATACTTGTTGGCAGTCCTGAAAGGAGAACCCAGTCGCGTAGTTAGTGGCCTAGAGTTAGCTGACGATGCCTTCTCCCGCGCGTGGTCCATTTTGGATCAAcgctataacaataaaaaaattgttattcaaCATCATCTTCAGGCATTATTTGAAGCCGAGCCAGTCGCGAGCAACCATCACGTCAGTTTGCGTCGTCTCATAGATGATGCTAACATGCATGTACGTGCGCTCGTTAACTTGGGCGTCCGGGTCGAGACCTGGAACGAGATTCTGGTGATGTTTATCACCAGAAAACTCGACCGGCACACACTTCAGCAATGGGAGCTTCAGGCTCCCAAGTATGAAGACTGCACGTTTGTCAACATGATGGACTTCCTAACGGGCCAGTGCCAAGCCGTGGCAAATGCCGACTTCGTTCTAAAGGGCGAGTCGAATGCCCAACCTCGAGTTGTCAGTGGCCAAAAGGCGGCCGCGTTACATGTGGGAGGGGAACACCCCTCCTGCATCAACTGTAGCGGAAGTCACTCGCTACTAGCATGCACATCTTTCCGCCGTatgagcggtgatgagcgtaggGCGGCCGCTATCAAACATAGGTTATGTCTGAACTGTCTGAGACCGGGTCACATGGTTCAAGCGTGCCGAACCAAACAAAGATGCGTGCGTTGCGGTCGGGCGCACCACACGCTCTTGCATGACGCAACGGCGTATCAGGCTTCACCTTCAAACAAGGTCAAAACTTCCCAGAGCCCCCAGAATTCGAAGTACGTCAAACCCGTAGAACCGTCAGCAGTTTTACATTCGGTGAGACACGCGACGCCTTCACATTCCCGCACCGTTTTGTTATGTACCGTAGAAGTACAAGCACGCGGTCGTGATGGGCAGTTGCATAAAGTGCGGGCTTTACTTGATAATGGCTCCGAGGTCAACATAATGTCCGAggacttaagaaggcgactcgccttgAAGTCAAAAAAGATGGACGTCAACCTGCTGGGAGTAGGTTTAAATAGGACGTCCATCTCCTATGGCGCGGTAGTGCGTATACTACCGCGTCTCCCCAACCAGGGCGCCGGCATGGACATTGATTGCGCAATCATGTCCGACATCACGCATCAACTGCCATCGCGCAATGTGTCTGAGATacggagccatttgccgcttcatcttCCCCTTGCTGATCCGTCATTTGACTCTCCCGGTACGGTTGATATGGTGATGGGTAGCGACATCTATCATGCCATATTGCGCAACGGAAGGCGCACCATTTCCATTCCTTCACGCGGTGACAGACAAGGAAGCATAACCATGCTAAACACCGCGTACGGTTGGATTTTAGGTGGTTCGATTGCCGCTCCCGCATCATCGAACAATGCACGTAGTTGCAATCTCTCACTCATGCGCTCCATCAGAGCATTCTGGGAACTAGAAGAACCGAACACCTCCAAGGTAGGGTTAGATGAGGGTCATCCCGCCGAGCAGTCATTCATACATGGGACTACTCGCGATTCTTCGGGTCGGTTTATGGTCAGACTGCCATTCAAGGCAGACAGTCACTTATTAGGCGATTCACGCACTGCGGCGGAAAAAAGATTCCGTGCGCTTAAGGGCAGATTTGCTCGTAACGAACAATTTCGCAATCGTTACGAGGCATTTCTGCAGGAATTTATCGATCTGGGGCATATGTCGGAGTGCAATTCAGAATCCGTCCCAAATTTCTATCTCCCTCACCACGCCGTCTCCAAAGAAAGCAGCCTCACTACAAAGCTACGCGTAGTGTTTGACGGGTCGGCAAAGTCATCTTCGGGAACATCTCTAAATGACGTTCTCCATGTCGGTCCACGAGTTCAGGACGACATATTCGACATTTTATTACGTTTTCGGCAGCACTCAGTTGCAGTGACTGCGGACATCGAAAAGATGTACCGACAAATCAGGGTACATCCAGATGACCAACCATTTCAACGCATTATCTGGGGTTTGGGTAAAGGGGCGCGAACGTATCAGCTAAACACTGTGACGTACGGCACTGCCTGTGCTTCATTCTTGGCAACCCGTTGTTTGAGGGCCTTAGCCGATGAACATAGGGCGGAATTTCCCGAAGCTTCCACAGTGTTAAGCAGAGACTTTTACGTCGATGACTTGCTCTCGGGTGCCAGTAGCGTCCAGGAACTCACAAAACTGGCCGAGCAAATTAACTATATTCTGGCTCGGGCTGGTCTCCCTCTTCGAAAATGGGCTTCCAACACCACTGAACCCATCTCCATAATACCCGCTTCCGATCAGGGCACCGATCACTGCCATGTGATCAGCAAGGACGAGACATCCACTCTCGGATTGAACTGGCACACCAAATGTGACACGTTCGCTTTCCCCATCAATCTGAATACAAATGCGCAATTCACGAAACGGAATATACTAGCCCAAATAGCGCGGTTGTTTGACCCACTGGGCTTATTGGGCCCTACCATCGTTCTTGCAAAACAGTTAATGCAAGAACTATTCCGCGGGGGCCTCAATTGGGACGAGGCTATTCCCGAGAGATTAGCGTCCCAATGGGAGATTTTCATATCACAATTGCCCAAATTGAGGGACATAATGATTCCCAGACATGTTTTATTACCTAACCCGGTGAGCATTACGCTACTCGGGTTTTGCGATGCATCGCAAAAGGCATACGGCGCATGCATTTATGCGCTGTCCACCGACCGATTGGGACATCGCGTCTGTAGATTGTTTtgcgcaaaatctcgagtcgcCCCCTTAAAGACTTTGACTATTCCCAGATTGGAACTGTGCGGCGCCCATTTACTTCACACATTGGTAGAGCGAGTTAGAGTCGCAATCACCGTTCCGATTGACGAG acTGATTCTACCATCGTGTTAGCTTGGCTCAAGGGTGAATCTTCACGTTGGACGACCTTTGTGTCCCATAGGGTAGCCAAAATCCAGTCAATGAGTGGAAAGCATTCCTGGAACCATATAAGTTCCCAGGACAATCCCGCTGATTCTTTGTCTCGAGGATTCATGCCCTCTGAATTACAAACCATGTCATTGTGGTGGAATGGACCCAAATGGATCCTCCAGGACAGGAACACATGGCCAAAGAGCCAGGTTCCCATTGAAGAGCCTCAAATAGAGGCTAAAGGGACGCGTGTAGCCCTAGTCGCTAGTACTAGTGACTGGGAGTTATTATCCCGATACTCTTCGTGGCACACGTTGACCAGAATTACTGCCTATTGCCTACGATTTATCGCGGCGTTGAGAAGAAGGGGGTCCATTAGTGGTCCACTATCGCGTACCGAACTAATCGCCGCGGAAACTAAAATCATCAAGCACGTTCAGTCGCGATTTTACAAAAGGGAAATTGCCCTACTCGAATCAGCGTTGCCAATTCCTAACAATCGCCTGAAGGCCTTAAGACCTTTTTTGGATCCAGAAGGTGCCCTACGGGTGGGAGGGCGATTGAGCCACACTCATTGGCAGTTTGAGCGCAAGCACCCTCTGATTGTTCCAGCTAAAGCCCATATTACGGAGTTGCTAGTTAGAGCCGCTCATGAACAATTACTCCATGCAGGCACACAATTGGTGTCCGCCCACCTTCGAGAAAGGTATTGGCTAATCGGGGGGAGAAACACCGTTAGTCGCGAAATTCGAAGGTGCGTACGGTGCTCCCGGGTCATACCGAGACTTCAACAACCCATAATGGGAGATTTGCCAGCATTACGCACTGCCCCGGCACGTCCGTTCCTTAATTGTGGCGTAGATTACGCCGGCCCGATCCTCATCAAGGAGAAAGCGTCCCGAAATCGGTCTTTCCTGAAAGCCTACATCTGCATATTCGTTTGCCTTGCTACCAAGGCTGTTCATTTAGAGGTAGTGCAGAGTTTAACGTCCAGGGCATTTATCGACGCACTGAAGAGATTCATATCTCGGAGGGGGCTCGTGGCTGAGATCTGGTCCGATAACGCCACTAACTTTATAGGAACCGATAGAATGCTCACTAAACTGCTAGCATCAACCGCTCATAAGCAATCGCTACATTCATTTTGTTCTGAAAAGGGAATGAACTGGCGCTTCATTCCACCACGGGCTCCGCACTTTGGTGGGCTGTGGGAGGCCGCCGTAAAGTCAATGAAGCGCCACTTAAAACGCGTCATGGGTAGTACAACCGTAACGTACGAGTCTTTGAATACTCTAATAACACAAATAGAAGCCGTATTGAACTCGCGACCTTTGACCCCGTTGTCATCTGACCCTTCCGACCTAATTCCCCTCACTCCTGGTCATTTCCTAGTTGGTGGGCCACTGATTGCGCTACCTCAGGAAGATCTGGTCGATCAACCCTTAGCGAGGGTGTCAACTTACAAGCACCTGCAGCAGATGTTGCAGCATTTCTGGAAGAGATGGTCCCGAGAGTACGTCACGCTACTGCAGCAGCGCCACAAGAGTGGCTCCAGGGAGTCACCCAACTTGCAGCCGGGGGATATGGTGATAGTCGCCGAAGAAAACGCACCTCCCTTGGAATGGCCCATGGGACGGATCCTAGCCGTTCATCCTGGCCACGACGGAGTGGTGCGAGTCATCACCATTCGCACAGTAAAGGGAGTTATCAAAAGAGCAGCTCGGCGAGTTGCTCGACTGCCTGTTGAGCAACATTCGGTTAATTTGTGCAACGGAGTGGCGAGCGTTCataacgtcccacattaa
- the Alg2 gene encoding alpha-1,3/1,6-mannosyltransferase Alg2 — MVKVIFLHPDLGIGGAERLVLDAALALTTKGHQVSFYTNHHDPQHCFKETRDGTLSVNVVGSWIPRSAFGRCRALFAYLRFAYAALYLAWFVIPKEKPDAVFCDLISLCVPLLKLAKTQFKVVFYCHYPDKLLTNHDGILKKIYRAPIDWMEEISIKQADKILVNSKFTAEVFRQSFQSINVAPDICYPSINTNYFDSTSPKPISDVINIPNDTFLLLSINRYERKKNLALALNCLNDLRSNLGSEEWKKIHLVMAGGYDPINVENLEHYKELTDLANRLKLNDKITFLRSPSDVHKLTLLSRSDAVVYTPSNEHFGIVPLEAMYFAKPVIAVNSGGPTETVIDNVTGFLCEPDEKMFASSIKKLILDPVLKSGMGKSGRERFRKTFSYDAFTTQLNDIVDSRSNKKSQ, encoded by the coding sequence ATGGTGAAAGTAATATTTCTTCACCCAGACTTGGGAATCGGAGGAGCCGAACGTCTCGTGCTCGATGCAGCCCTCGCTCTCACCACCAAAGGACACCAAGTCAGCTTCTACACAAACCATCACGACCCTCAACATTGCTTCAAGGAAACTCGTGATGGAACCTTATCTGTAAATGTCGTAGGCTCTTGGATACCCCGCTCAGCGTTCGGGCGTTGCCGAGCATTGTTCGCTTACTTGCGATTTGCATACGCAGCTCTTTACCTCGCCTGGTTTGTCATTCCTAAAGAAAAACCCGATGCAGTCTTCTGTGATCTCATATCTCTGTGCGTACCGCTATTGAAGCTCGCCAAAACCCAATTCAAAGTCGTATTTTATTGCCACTATCCAGACAAGTTACTGACGAATCATGACGGAATTCTAAAGAAAATATATCGAGCCCCAATCGATTGGATGGAAGAAATAAGCATCAAGCAAGCCGATAAAATTCTAGTCAATAGCAAATTTACCGCTGAAGTTTTCAGACAATCGTTCCAAAGCATAAATGTAGCACCTGATATTTGCTACCCATCCATCAATACAAACTACTTCGACAGTACTTCACCAAAACCTATTAGTGATGTAATCAACATTCCAAATGATACATTCTTACTACTGTCAATCAACAGATACGAGCGTAAGAAAAACCTAGCATTGGCACTGAACTGTCTAAATGACTTGCGGTCGAATCTAGGCAGTgaagaatggaaaaaaatacatttagtcATGGCCGGAGGTTATGATCCCATCAATGTTGAAAATTTAGAGCACTACAAAGAACTGACTGATTTGGCGAATAGACTGAAACTCAACGACAAAATTACGTTTTTGAGATCACCATCAGACGTGCATAAATTGACATTACTTAGTCGTAGCGATGCTGTTGTGTATACGCCTTCGAATGAGCATTTCGGAATTGTCCCGTTGGAAGCTATGTATTTTGCGAAGCCTGTGATCGCTGTCAATTCTGGAGGACCTACGGAAACAGTGATTGATAATGTTACAGGATTTTTATGTGAACCGGATGAAAAAATGTTTGCCAGTTCGATTAAAAAACTTATATTAGATCCAGTACTGAAAAGTGGAATGGGTAAATCGGGAAGAGAGCGATTTAGGAAAACATTTTCATATGATGCTTTCACCACGCAGTTGAACGATATAGTTGATTCtcgatcaaataaaaaatcacaatga